A genome region from Brienomyrus brachyistius isolate T26 chromosome 23, BBRACH_0.4, whole genome shotgun sequence includes the following:
- the LOC125719215 gene encoding 26S proteasome non-ATPase regulatory subunit 4, whose product MVLESTMVCVDNSEYMRNGDFLPTRLQAQQDAVNIVCHSKTRSNPENNVGLITMANNCEVLTTLTPDTGRILSKLHAVQPRGKISFCTGIRVAHLALKHRQGKNHKMRIIAFVGSPVEDNEKDLVKLAKRLKKEKVNVDVINFGEEEVNTEKLTAFINTLNGKEGTSSHLVTVPPGPSLADALLSSPILAGEGGSMLGLGASDFEFGVDPSADPELALALRVSMEEQRQRQEEEARRVAAASAAEAGIPTSAGDESEEALLKMSVSQPESGAAVLPDFSTMTEEEQIAYAMQMSLQGAGGDYGDPVAMDTGVPMDTADSAKEEDDYDVMQDPEFLQSVLENLPGVDPNNEAIRNAMGSLASQTGAKPPDSKKDDEKKK is encoded by the exons TGTGGATAACAGCGAGTACATGCGCAATGGAGACTTCCTCCCTACGAGGCTACAGGCCCAGCAGGATGCCGTAAACATTGTTTGCCACTCAAAGACCCGCAGTAATCCTGAGAACAATGTGGGTCTCATCACAATGGCCAA TAACTGTGAGGTGTTGACCACACTTACCCCAGACACGGGACGCATCCTCTCCAAATTGCATGCTGTCCAGCCTCGGGGCAAGATCAGCTTCTGCACTGGTATTCGAGTAGCACAC CTGGCTCTGAAACATAGACAAGGGAAGAATCACAAGATGCGCATCATCGCCTTTGTAGGCAGTCCTGTGGAGGACAATGAGAAGGAT CTGGTTAAATTGGCCAAACGGTTGAAGAAAGAGAAAGTAAATGTGGATGTAATCAATTTTGGGGAGGAG GAGGTAAACACTGAGAAGCTCACTGCGTTCAtcaacaccctgaatgggaaggAAGGTACAAGCTCTCACTTGGTGACGGTTCCCCCAGGGCCCAGCCTGGCCGACGCCCTGCTCTCCTCACCCATCCTAGCAGGAGAAGGGGGTTCCATGCTGGGCTTGGGAGCCAGTGACTTTGAGTTTGGAGTGGACCCCAGTGCCGACCCTGAGCTGGCATTG GCCCTGCGGGTGTCCATGGAGGAACAGAGACAGCGGCAGGAGGAGGAAGCACGGCGAGTGGCAGCCGCTTCTGCCGCAGAGGCTGGCATCCCCACTTCGGCTGGAGATG AATCAGAGGAGGCTCTGCTGAAGATGTCTGTGTCCCAGCCGGAATCTGGGGCCGCTGTGCTGCCGGACTTCAGTACCATGACGGAGGAGGAGCAGATTGCCTACGCCATGCAGATGTCTttgcagggagctgggggcg ATTATGGTGATCCTGTTGCTATGGACACAGGAGTCCCAATGGACACAGCTGATTCAGCAAAG GAGGAGGATGACTATGATGTGATGCAGGACCCCGAGTTCCTTCAGAGCGTGTTGGAGAACCTGCCGGGCGTGGACCCCAATAACGAGGCCATCCGCAATGCCATGGGGTCCCTGGCCTCGCAGACGGGAGCGAAGCCACCGGATTCTAAGAAAGACGACGAGAAGAAGAAGTGA